The sequence CTTGGTGGCCCTGGGCAATCACCCTTTCAGAGCCAGGCAGCGCAGGCTGGCGTTTGAAGAGGTGGAGCGCGAACACGACAAACTGCTGTATGACAGCTGGCTTCAGGGAGACGAAGGCGACAGATTCGGCACCCACTACCGGGATCTCTTCATGCAGCTTGAAGAGCTTCTCGGGGAAGCGATGCGGGGTCAGGACTCCGAGCGCCATTCCAGGGCGGAGCGCAGCTGGACCCCGCCGCCGAAGAACTACCTGGATCACTGGAAGAAACAGGGCTAGCCCTCTTGCTCAGTGGTTGAGTCTGGCGATGCGATTTCTCAGGTGTGTCACCAGGGTTTCAGTGAACGCCGGTGAACCGCCGTGGCCCGCCTGCAGGTAGAGCTGGTAGGTGGGGCGGTTCTGGTTGGGTTTGACGTGGCTGCCGAAGAAGGTGGAGATGTCCAGCGCCTGCAGGGTCTTTCTGGCGGCGATGGGCTGCTGAATCAGCACCGAGGCCAGATACCCCACGCTGTCGCTGGCCTCAAGATGGTCCAGCAGCAGGCTCAGGTTGGTGGTCTTCATGGAGACCTTCAGTGGTGCCCCAATCTTTTCGGCAAACGCCTCCATTCTGTGGGTTCTGATGCCGCTCATGGAGTAGTTGAGCAGGGCCACAGGGTGGTCGAAGGCCCGGTCCAGGGTCAGATCCTGCTGGAAGATGGGGTGATCGCGCCGGGCCACCAGGTAGAACTGCTTGATCTCGCCGATGGGGTGCAGGGTCACCCGGTTGCTGGGACTGGGGTTGATGGAGATGCAGTAATCCAGCTGTGACTGGTTCAGCTGTTTCTGTACCTCGGTGGACCAGGGATGAAGATTGAAAGTGAGCTTCAGGTCCAGCTCCTCCCGGCTCAGATGCAGACACTCCAGCAGCAGAGGGCACATGTGCTCCTGAGCCGCCACATTCAGCTCTTCCAGGCGGCTTCGATGGCGAGCCAGAGTGTCGGACAGGGGCTGGTAACTGTCGATGACGGCCTTGGCCATGGGGTAGAGGGTCTCAGCCAGACCATTGGGCTCCATACCGTACTGTTGCCGGATAAACAGTTCATCATCGAACACCTCCCGCAGTGTGGTCAGCGCCCGGCTGACCTTGGGTTGGGTGCTCTGCAGTCGGGCGGCGGTGACTGTGGCACTGCGCTGCTCATACAGCTCGACCAATACGCTTAGGGTGAAAAAATCCAGTTTGTTGAGTTCTTTTGGCATAGAGAGTCTGGGTCTGGAGGGGTAGGGTCAGTCTAGGTGTTCTGGTCGGATCTGTCCCGGCACCAGGTCACATAAGCCGGAGTCAAAAAAGGGGCCCGAAGGCCCCTGTTGCTTATTGGGTATCAGCCCAGAGGGATGATGCTTTCCACCTTCAGGGTCAGGTTACAGGCACCCACCTGGCTCCAGTCGAGATCTTCCGGTTTGAATTCTTCGCCAATGCCGGCGCCGGGAACCGGAGTGGCCCAGTCAGGACCGAACAGGCCGGTGCGGGTGTAGTCTGTGGTTACCAGGATACGGGCACCGCGGTTGCGGCTGTCCTCTTCCAGTCCGGTCTTGGTGAACTGGGCGGGGTCGTACTCATAGTAGGAGAGGCGGGCTTCACCGTTCATGATCATGTTGTAGCAGGTGTTGTTCTTGCCGATAAACATGCTGGCGTAGTAATCGCCCTCAATCTCTTTGAGGCCAAAGCCGAAGGTGGCGATGTTGGGGGTTTCCACATCGACCCCCTCCTCCTGGAAGCGGTTGACCGTGGCCACCAGCTTGGCGCCGATGGCGTTGTCTTTCTGTTCGATGACGTAGGCTTTGCCGTCATCGGGGAACATCTCGGTCATGTGCTGGCGGTTGTCCATGGCACAGGCGGCCGCCAGGGCAGTGGCTCCGGTTTCCCCTTCAGCCGCTTCCTTCCAGCGGAAGTTGTGCACCTGGGCATCCAGCTGCGCCTGCAGCCATTGGGCGTTCAGGTAGGAGCCGCTGCCATAGTAAGAGCTGCCGGAGGCGCCGGTCTTGCCATCTACCGCACCGAAGGCAAAGGCTGGTTGCTCGAAGGTGGGATCCGTCGGCTCGCCACTTGGGCCGCCAGGCTCAGTACCGCCGTCGTGGCCTTCGTGACAGGTGGCGCAGTCGCCGTAATCGCCATGAGGCGGCGTGACACCGGTGTCACCACTGCCATCGTAGGTGTGGCAGGAGAGGCAGTCGTCGTTGGCGGCGGCTGCGTGAGAGACCGTGGTTTTCACTTCGGCGTCGCCGCCGTTGGGGTCCACATAGTCGAAGTGGACACCGGCCGCGGCGCACTGGGTCACGAAGTCATAAGGCTTGATGGGAGGGTTGTCCTTAAGGTCGTTCAGTTCCTGCTCCAGCGCCTGATTGGCGTCGGTCAGCTGGCTGTTCTCCTTTTCCAGGGCGGCAAGCTGAGCCTGGGTTTCCGGGTCGGGTTTGTAGATCACCTTGTCATCGTCATCACAGCCAGTGAGAGCCACTACGGAGGCGCAGATAAGGGACAGCGCAAATTTACGTTTCATCATCATTATTTCCCTGCGGGTTATAGCTCGGGCACTGAGGCCCGGTTGGTCTCGGCCTCGGGCCGAAGAAGTTGATTAAAGGCCTGGCTGCGGTGAACCCGGATCTGGCCAAAGTGATCTTCGATGAGCATCACCGCCAGTTGCTGCCGCTCCGCCAGGGCCAGGGTGTCCTTGACGCCCATTACCATGGCCGCAGTAGCCAGGCCATCAGCCGTGGTGCAGCTGGGGGCAATGACGGTGGCGGACACCACCTGGGTTTGCACCGCCCTGCCGGTTTTGGGATCGATAATGTGGGAGAAGCGGGTGCCCTGGCTTTCGAAATAGCGCCGATAGTCTCCAGAGGTGGCCACAGCCTGGTTATTCAGGGCGATGCGGGTGGTATCGCTATAGCTGGCAGGCCTGGGGTTATCCACGCCCACAGTCCAGGGCCGCCCATCTGCCCTTGTGCCCCTGGCCATCACTTCGCCGCCTATCTCCACCAGAAAGTGGTGGATGCCGCTCTCCTGAAGCAACTGACCCATGGCATCAACCCCATAGCCCTTGGCGATGGCCGACAGATCCAGCCTGGTGCGCTCCCGGGTTTTGGTGAGTTCGTCTTGGTCGAGGGTGATGCTGTCGAGGCCGGTGTGAGCTCGCACTTCGGCGATCTCTTCATGGGTGGGCACTCGTCCGGGAAGCCCATAGGGGCCAAACCCCCACAGGTCGATAAGCGGGGCTATGGTGATGTCCAGGGCGCCGCCGGTAAGGCGCCCCAGGCGCATCGCTTCGCGGATGACCTGATGCAGCTCAGCGGAGAGCTTCAAGGGGTGGCGGGCTGAAGCTTCATTGACCGCATTGATTTCGGAGTCGCTGCGCCAGGTCGACATGCTGGCATTGATCTTCTCCAGCCTGGCTTCCACCTTCAGGTGCAGTTGGTAGACCTCTTTGGCGCTAGTGGGGGCTGCCGACCAGGAGATGGCGTACTTGTTGCCCATGGTTTGCCCATAGAGGTGATAAACCTTGTGTTGCTGTTCCGCCACAGACCCATAAGAGGTCATTAGGAAGCTAATAAACATCAGAGATAAATAAAGCTGTCGGCGCATTTTTTCTTTTGGCTTAAATAACCGTGTTTAAAAAGTTAACGCCGAGAAACTTTGTATGAAACTGGCGTTTTTACATTGTGTGACATTGCACCTTACCCCTGATGTTTAACTCATTGTTGGGTAAACATATACGTAAGATTGATAATGGATATGCCAATTCCGCCTATCTGACCCAGTGCACTTTTTGGGGCCGATTTGAGGCCTGAGCAGAGGGCAAGCTGTTTGCTGTGGCCTAACGGACACTGTGGCATTGGTCATCTATTAGCGAACGAAATCGACGGATATAGTAGGACAGCGTTGAAAGACCCGGCCGAAATTCAAACCCAATTTTCAGGAGAAACAGGATGAAGCGATTGACCTCCAAAACCATTCTGCTGCCACTGCTGTCCGCATTGATGGCCACCCCGGCGGTGGCCGGCGCCGAGCTCATCAATCCGGATGCCAGCGCCGACGCCAGGGAGATCAACCGGCCGGCCTTATGGCCGAAACCTACCAATCCAGTGGCGCCAGGATCTGAAAACAGCGAGGCACTTCAGGTGGTTCAGGGGTTTTTTCTCTGCCTACGGCAGGGGCGATATGGAAGCGCTTAAGCACTACGTGGCCGAGGATGTGGAGTGGCACATTCCGGGACGACATCCGCTGGCGGGCACCAAGCGAGGCATTGAAGCGTTTATGCAGTTCTTCCATGAACTGGGTAAGGCCGGCTTTGCCGCCGAAGTGATGATACTGGCGGCCAACGATACCTATGTGATTGATGCCCACCGAGGCTGGAGCAGTCAAGCGCAAGAGAACATCGATATTAACTGGGTACTGTTATATCAGATTGAAGACGGCAAGATCCGCCGGGTGCAGAACTTTTCTGGGGACCTATATTCCTCCGATCAGTTTTTTAATCGCTTCGTTCAGTCGGAGAAGTAATCGAGTTGAATTCACCTGATACTTTCATCTATGGGGGAGTATTAATGATTTCTCGGATTTGTTATCGAATAAAATAATCTTGGTAAAAAGTATGCGACGCGAAAAACAGAAGGTTGCCCTGGTCACCGGGGGCAACCGGGGCATAGGTTTGGCCACAGTCCATGGATTGGCTCAGCGGGGAATCAAGGTGTTGTTGGGGTGTCGTGACCTGGCGTCTGGCGCACAAGCGGCAGAGGGCCTGGAAGGGGACGTGAATGTGGTGGCCCTTAACCTCTCAGATTCGGCAGAGCTGCAGCGACAGGTGGCGACCATCGAGGCCGAGTATCCACAGATAGACATACTGGTGAATAACGCCGCGGTGTTGGAGGAGGGCGATTTTGCGTCGGTGGAGTTCCAACACCTGATGAGCTCCATGCAGGTGAATGCTATGGCGGCGATGCAATTGACTCAGCACTTTGGCAATGCCATGGCCCGGCGAGGCTATGGGCGTATCGTCAATCTGTCTTCGGGCTGGGGGGCGTTTTCCGATGGTTTGACCGGACCCGCCGCCTACTCCATCAGTAAGGCTGCCCTGAACGCCGTCACCAAGGTGGCAGCCAACAGCTATCCCACTAACGTCAAAGTCAACGCGCTCTGCCCAGGCTGGGTTCGCACTCGTATGGGCGGAGAGATGGCGACCCGTTCCGCAGAGCAGGGGGCGCAGACGGCCATCTGGTTGGCGCTGCTGGACGATGATGGGCCCTCCGGCCAGTTCTTTCGGGATAAAGAGGTTATCGACTGGTAGGGACTTCGCTCAGGCGGCACATGACCACATCAAGAGATTCAGTGCCCAGTCGTTTGGTGATGAATGGGCGGGAACACTAAGAGGTATCTATGGACAACTTTATCTATTCCATCCCCACCCGGGCTTACTTTGGCCGGGGGCAGGTGGCTAATCTGGGCAGTGCCGTTAGAGAGTTCGGCGGCAGCAAGGTGTTGCTGGCCTACGGCGGCGGTTCCATCAAGCGCAATGGCATCTTAGACGAAGTGCTGGCCGAGTTTGACAAGGAGGGGATCGCCCATGTCGAGCTGTCTGGCATCAAGCCCAATCCCAGAATCGAGAGTGTCGAGGAGGGCATCTCTCTGTATCGTCAGCATGGCTGTGACTTCATCCTGGCCGTGGGGGGCGGCTCGACTCTGGATGCTGCCAAGGCGATCGCCGCGGGGGTCAGTTACTCGGGGCCGGTTCTGGATCTGTTGACCGGAGTCGCTGCGATCAACAGCCCTGCGCCTCTGGGCACCATACTCACCATGGCGGGTACCGGTTCGGAGATGGACGCCGGAGGCGTCATCACTGCCGGAGAGGACAACAAGAAGCTGGTGATCATGCACCCTGAGCTCAACCCCAGGTTCTCCATTCTGGACCCCGCATACACCTTCACCGTGCCGGCGCTTCACTCCATGGCCGGTTGCGCCGACATCCTCTGCCATTTGATGGAGCAGTATTTCACCCCAGAGTCCGGCGCCGATGTGCAGGACAGGATGAATGAGGGACTGATGAAGGTGGTGCTGGAGCACGGGCCCCGTATTCTGGCCAATCCGGAAGATTATGACGCCAGGGCCAACATCATGTGGGCCAGTTCCATGGCGCTGTCCGGTTTTCAGCTGCTGCTGGGTAAGCCGGGATTCAAGTTTCCCATTCACTATCTGGGCCATGAGCTGTCCAGCCTCTACGACATGACCCATGGGGTAACCCTGGCGTTGCTGACACCGGCCTGGATGCGTCATACGGTTGAGGCCAATCCCGATGCCCTGGCGGTGTTTGCCCGTTTTGCCCGTAACGTGTTCGATGTTAAGCAAAAGGATGAGCGGGCGGCGTTCGAGGCCGGCATCGATGCCTTGATTCAGTACTACCGGACCATTGGCATGCCGGTCAGCCTGGAGGCGGCCGGTGTCGAGGAGGAGAGATTGGAATATCTGGCGGAGAAGGCCACGGAAAATGGTGAGCTGGGGATTCTCTCCAGCATAGGTAAAGCCCAGGCGTTGGCGATCTATCAGACTGCCTATCGCCAGTAGTGGACATAAAGGGGGCCATCAGGCCCCCTTCGCATCTCTTGCTTCAGCTTAGCTGAGTAAAGATCTCGGTCTCCGGCAGGCGGGACTTGGGCAGGGCGGCGTTAAAGTCGCCCTCTTTGCGGTAACCCAGGGCCACCATGGCGACGGCGGTGTAGCCCTTCTCCAGCAGACCAAACTCCTCGTTCAGCACCTTGGTATCCAGACCTTCAATAGGCAGGGCATCGATGCCCAGCGCTGCGGCGCCCAACAATACGGTGCCCATATTCAGATAGAGCTGCTTCTCCATCCAGTGCTGGGCATCTTTCAGATCGAAGCGGTGAATGTTCACGAAGGCGGAGCGGCCCATGTGCACCATCTCTTTATGCTCTGGTTCGGCAAAACGGCCATCGCGCTCTTCGGTGTTCAGCAGGTGCTGGGTGTAGTCATCGTCGATTCCGGTTTTGGCACAGAACACGATGACGTGGGAGGCGTTCAGTACCTTGGCCTCGTTGAAGGCGAAGAAGCCCTGGGTGCCCTTGGCGATGCGGTGACGACCCTCTTCGGAGTCGGCAATCACAAAGTGCCAGGGTTGGGAGTTGACGCTGGATGGGCTGAAGCGCAGCAGCGCCTTTACCTGGTCAAACAGCTCGGCGGGGATGGTTTGACTGCCATCAAACTCCTTGGTGGAGTAGCGGGACTGGACAATCTCTTTCAGATTCATGGAAAGCTCCTAACAGCATCATAGGTTGGCGTATGCTGTGTATAATAGGGATACATTCCTTTTAAACAAGTACGCACAGAAATGTGCTATAGGCACAAAATGGATACTGTAAAACGCACAAGATACTCCTCCTATCAGGGCAAGGGTTGTCCGGTGGAAGCGACTCTGGAGCTGTTCAGTGGCAAGGGGAAAGGGATGATCCTTTATCATCTGCTGGATGGGACCTTGAGGTTCAATGAGCTCAAACGCCGGGTGGGGTGCATTACCCAGAGAATGCTGACCAAGCAGCTGCGTGAGCTGGAATCCTACGGCCTGGTGCATCGTAAGGTTTACCCTGAAGTGCCCCCCAAGGTGGAATACAGCCTCACTGAAACCGGTCGCAGCCTGGAGCCGATTCTGCTCTCTCTGAAACATTGGGGAGAGCAGCACGCCATGCCTATTCTGCTAGAGCGTCAGCAGCAGGAGGCGCTCGCCGACTAATGGTTGGATGGCAATAAAAAAGCGCCCGCAAGGGCGCTTTTGGGGTTGGGGCGGAAGTCAGTGATGAGCTTGCAGAACATCCCGGGTGCCATGAACCGCCTTGATGTCCTGAGCCTTACCGTCGCCATGACAGACGGCGCAGGATTCGGCGCCACTGAGCGGCGCGGTGTTGAGATCGCCGGTGATGACTGCGCCATTGGACTGGAAGTGCGCCAGGGCGGCCTCGGTGTTGTGGGTGTGACAACCGCGACAGGATTCCGCCACCGGCGAGATGTGGTAGTGGTTTCCCGAGAAAGCAGGATACTCGATCTCCATGGACTCCTTGCCCGAGGTCAGCTGGCCATTGGGCTGGAAGAAACCGCTCTCCGCCTTGTGACAGGCGCTGCAGCGCTGCTGAGACTCGGGGTATCCCTGGAGTTTGCCCTCCTTGAGGAACAGCCCTTCTCCATCCATCGAGGAGCCGGCGCCTGAGTGGACACGGTGGACCACGGTCACCAGATCGCGGTTGTGGTATTGAGCCGGGGTTTCCACCGCCTTGAGAGAGCCATCGGCCTGAGTGACATAATCCATCACTGAACCGTGGTAAGAACCGGCGGCGCTGGCATTGTGACACTGAGAACACTGGGCCAGATCGGTCAGGCCATAGGGCATCTTCGGCAGTGACAGCTCATCATGACAGGCGTTGCACTTGGCGGTGTCCACCGTCATCTGTTCGGCGTTGGCGCTCTGCAGTGTGTTGGCCTGCTGGCCCGGCGCACCGCCAATCAGTACTACGTCCACCGCCATTTGCATGGGGGAGATGGTGGCGCCGTCTGGGCAGATGGGGGTGTAGTACCCCCTGGCGTTGGCCAGTTTGTCCATGTCGTGCTTCACCAGCTTGTCACCGTCGGTGCACAGGGCGAAGTGAGGGGCGATGAGGGCGGTTTTGCCTCGCCAGTCGCCGGCGTTGGCCACAGTCAGCACCAGCTTTTGCTCGGCATTGACCAGAACGCCGTCGGTAGCCACACCAAGATGACTGTGCAGATCGGCCAGTCCATCGCTTTTCACTTCGGTCAGAGTCAGTTCGGCGCCGTGGTGGGCGCCCAGTTTCTTCACCGCATAGTAGTCGCCAAGGTCCAGGCCGGGGAACAGTCCCTGGGTCTGATAGGTGAGGGTCAGGGTGTTTACATCGTCCAGCACAACGCTGTCCAGGGTCAGGGCAACCGCCTGTTTACCGGCATCAATGTCGCCTACCTTGTGGACTGACTTGATGGCGCCGTCGTTATGGCATTGGTCGCACATCAGGTCATCGTTGAGGCCACTGTGGTCGAAACTCAGGGCAGTGTCCTGCTTGAAGCCAGGGTGACAGGCTTCGCAGGCGGAGACCGTTGGGGTCAGCCAGCTGTCGCCATTGTCATGACAGGTTTGGCACTCTGCCACTTTCTGGGGATAGCCGATGCGGCCGAAGTTTTGCGCCGCTTCACCGGTCAGGTTCTGCGCCCAGTGCAGCCTGTGCACCATGGCGGGCCAGTCCGGGTTCCAGCCTTTCACCTTGCCATCCTTGTCCCCTTTGAGGTTGATGGCATCGGTCTGGGCGATGCTGAAGTTGTGGCAGAGCACGC is a genomic window of Ferrimonas sp. YFM containing:
- a CDS encoding LysR family transcriptional regulator, producing the protein MPKELNKLDFFTLSVLVELYEQRSATVTAARLQSTQPKVSRALTTLREVFDDELFIRQQYGMEPNGLAETLYPMAKAVIDSYQPLSDTLARHRSRLEELNVAAQEHMCPLLLECLHLSREELDLKLTFNLHPWSTEVQKQLNQSQLDYCISINPSPSNRVTLHPIGEIKQFYLVARRDHPIFQQDLTLDRAFDHPVALLNYSMSGIRTHRMEAFAEKIGAPLKVSMKTTNLSLLLDHLEASDSVGYLASVLIQQPIAARKTLQALDISTFFGSHVKPNQNRPTYQLYLQAGHGGSPAFTETLVTHLRNRIARLNH
- a CDS encoding FAD:protein FMN transferase, whose amino-acid sequence is MTSYGSVAEQQHKVYHLYGQTMGNKYAISWSAAPTSAKEVYQLHLKVEARLEKINASMSTWRSDSEINAVNEASARHPLKLSAELHQVIREAMRLGRLTGGALDITIAPLIDLWGFGPYGLPGRVPTHEEIAEVRAHTGLDSITLDQDELTKTRERTRLDLSAIAKGYGVDAMGQLLQESGIHHFLVEIGGEVMARGTRADGRPWTVGVDNPRPASYSDTTRIALNNQAVATSGDYRRYFESQGTRFSHIIDPKTGRAVQTQVVSATVIAPSCTTADGLATAAMVMGVKDTLALAERQQLAVMLIEDHFGQIRVHRSQAFNQLLRPEAETNRASVPEL
- a CDS encoding nuclear transport factor 2 family protein; amino-acid sequence: MEALKHYVAEDVEWHIPGRHPLAGTKRGIEAFMQFFHELGKAGFAAEVMILAANDTYVIDAHRGWSSQAQENIDINWVLLYQIEDGKIRRVQNFSGDLYSSDQFFNRFVQSEK
- a CDS encoding SDR family NAD(P)-dependent oxidoreductase, with protein sequence MRREKQKVALVTGGNRGIGLATVHGLAQRGIKVLLGCRDLASGAQAAEGLEGDVNVVALNLSDSAELQRQVATIEAEYPQIDILVNNAAVLEEGDFASVEFQHLMSSMQVNAMAAMQLTQHFGNAMARRGYGRIVNLSSGWGAFSDGLTGPAAYSISKAALNAVTKVAANSYPTNVKVNALCPGWVRTRMGGEMATRSAEQGAQTAIWLALLDDDGPSGQFFRDKEVIDW
- a CDS encoding iron-containing alcohol dehydrogenase gives rise to the protein MDNFIYSIPTRAYFGRGQVANLGSAVREFGGSKVLLAYGGGSIKRNGILDEVLAEFDKEGIAHVELSGIKPNPRIESVEEGISLYRQHGCDFILAVGGGSTLDAAKAIAAGVSYSGPVLDLLTGVAAINSPAPLGTILTMAGTGSEMDAGGVITAGEDNKKLVIMHPELNPRFSILDPAYTFTVPALHSMAGCADILCHLMEQYFTPESGADVQDRMNEGLMKVVLEHGPRILANPEDYDARANIMWASSMALSGFQLLLGKPGFKFPIHYLGHELSSLYDMTHGVTLALLTPAWMRHTVEANPDALAVFARFARNVFDVKQKDERAAFEAGIDALIQYYRTIGMPVSLEAAGVEEERLEYLAEKATENGELGILSSIGKAQALAIYQTAYRQ
- the nfsB gene encoding oxygen-insensitive NAD(P)H nitroreductase, whose translation is MNLKEIVQSRYSTKEFDGSQTIPAELFDQVKALLRFSPSSVNSQPWHFVIADSEEGRHRIAKGTQGFFAFNEAKVLNASHVIVFCAKTGIDDDYTQHLLNTEERDGRFAEPEHKEMVHMGRSAFVNIHRFDLKDAQHWMEKQLYLNMGTVLLGAAALGIDALPIEGLDTKVLNEEFGLLEKGYTAVAMVALGYRKEGDFNAALPKSRLPETEIFTQLS
- a CDS encoding helix-turn-helix domain-containing protein, yielding MDTVKRTRYSSYQGKGCPVEATLELFSGKGKGMILYHLLDGTLRFNELKRRVGCITQRMLTKQLRELESYGLVHRKVYPEVPPKVEYSLTETGRSLEPILLSLKHWGEQHAMPILLERQQQEALAD
- a CDS encoding OmcA/MtrC family decaheme c-type cytochrome: MMNQYSRTTLTVALMMAMALGGCSDGDDGQNGQDGKDGNNGKPGLDANSYTTTAEAHNHIQFQLEAADLQMKPGAPFSLKFRVTGKNLKGDNVPFSGLDSLAVYTASQIDNPDDIGPDLLWRNPMIAEGKGYYLMCSETGTFHYMGREFDACTLTEDDDQPGSYLGTWEHQGTAPIISDQWDPNALQRVLLRAFNVVNAQGEPLTDKVLSQTFDFVPASGDAAHSLKDSVSSAACQQCHGEDDGIINGLKAHENYQNVENCVLCHNFSIAQTDAINLKGDKDGKVKGWNPDWPAMVHRLHWAQNLTGEAAQNFGRIGYPQKVAECQTCHDNGDSWLTPTVSACEACHPGFKQDTALSFDHSGLNDDLMCDQCHNDGAIKSVHKVGDIDAGKQAVALTLDSVVLDDVNTLTLTYQTQGLFPGLDLGDYYAVKKLGAHHGAELTLTEVKSDGLADLHSHLGVATDGVLVNAEQKLVLTVANAGDWRGKTALIAPHFALCTDGDKLVKHDMDKLANARGYYTPICPDGATISPMQMAVDVVLIGGAPGQQANTLQSANAEQMTVDTAKCNACHDELSLPKMPYGLTDLAQCSQCHNASAAGSYHGSVMDYVTQADGSLKAVETPAQYHNRDLVTVVHRVHSGAGSSMDGEGLFLKEGKLQGYPESQQRCSACHKAESGFFQPNGQLTSGKESMEIEYPAFSGNHYHISPVAESCRGCHTHNTEAALAHFQSNGAVITGDLNTAPLSGAESCAVCHGDGKAQDIKAVHGTRDVLQAHH